Proteins from one Mycobacterium sp. HUMS_12744610 genomic window:
- a CDS encoding AMP-binding protein has product MTQPQSSILSMLHGRASLRPDDVAFTFTDCDDDWAGVPESLTWSQLSRRTMNLARELSLHGSAGDRAVILAPQSLDYIAAFLGAMQAGLIAVPLPLPHRGSTHERVSAVLTDTSPAVVLTTSAVAEDITEYVDRARLEAVPKIVEIDSLNLDADGGTSLPATALPSVAYLQYSSGSTRLPTGVMISHRNLQVNFEQLMRSFFTESNIKAPPDLTIVSWLPFYHDMGLVLGVCAPILGGYRGELASPVSFLERPARWVRSLATSPHAFSAAPNFAYDLAARKTGDGDLAGLELSGVLGIISGAERVEPATLQRFVDRFAHFGFQDHMVRPSYGLAEATVFVTAGTWSESSSAVRFDADELSAGRVRPGAARTGTALVKYKVPHSPTLRIVDADTGRECPPDVVGEIWLHGPNVAEGYWRKPPEEQRCFGATLVDPSPGTPGGPWLRTGDLGFVFSGELFIVGRIKDLLIIRGRNHYPEDIEATAQELTGGRVAAISVPVNGTEELVTVIELKKRGDSDEAALHRLARVRSDVTSAISNAHGLSVGDLVLVSPGSIPTTTSGKIRRAACVEQYREGRFTRLDA; this is encoded by the coding sequence GTGACGCAGCCCCAGTCTTCCATTCTCTCGATGCTGCACGGCCGTGCCAGCCTGCGGCCCGACGACGTCGCCTTTACGTTCACCGATTGCGACGACGACTGGGCGGGCGTTCCCGAGAGCCTCACGTGGTCGCAGTTGTCCCGCCGGACAATGAATTTGGCGCGCGAGCTCAGCCTGCACGGCTCGGCCGGGGACAGGGCGGTGATCCTGGCTCCGCAGTCCCTCGACTACATCGCGGCGTTCCTGGGAGCCATGCAGGCCGGCCTGATCGCGGTTCCGCTCCCGTTGCCGCACCGCGGCTCGACCCATGAGCGGGTGAGCGCGGTCCTCACCGACACGTCGCCCGCGGTTGTCCTCACGACGTCCGCGGTCGCGGAGGACATCACCGAATATGTCGATCGGGCACGCCTGGAGGCCGTGCCGAAGATCGTCGAAATCGATTCGCTGAATCTGGATGCCGATGGCGGAACATCCCTTCCGGCAACAGCTTTGCCCAGCGTCGCGTATCTGCAGTACAGCTCGGGCTCCACCCGGCTGCCGACCGGCGTGATGATCTCGCACCGCAACCTCCAGGTGAACTTCGAGCAGCTGATGCGGAGCTTTTTCACGGAGTCCAACATCAAAGCCCCGCCGGATCTCACCATCGTGTCGTGGCTGCCCTTCTACCACGACATGGGTTTGGTGCTGGGCGTCTGCGCACCGATCCTGGGCGGCTATCGCGGCGAGCTGGCGAGCCCGGTCTCGTTCCTGGAACGGCCCGCGAGGTGGGTGCGATCCCTGGCCACGAGTCCGCACGCGTTTTCGGCGGCGCCGAACTTCGCCTACGACCTGGCCGCCCGCAAAACCGGCGACGGCGACCTCGCCGGGCTCGAGCTCTCCGGCGTGCTGGGCATCATCAGCGGCGCCGAACGTGTCGAGCCGGCCACCTTGCAGCGCTTCGTCGACCGGTTCGCCCACTTCGGCTTTCAAGACCACATGGTGCGCCCCTCCTACGGCTTGGCGGAGGCGACCGTCTTCGTGACGGCCGGCACCTGGAGCGAGTCGTCGAGCGCGGTGCGCTTCGATGCCGATGAGCTGTCCGCCGGCCGCGTCCGGCCAGGTGCGGCCCGGACCGGCACGGCGCTGGTCAAATACAAAGTGCCGCACTCCCCGACGCTGCGGATCGTCGACGCCGACACGGGCCGGGAGTGCCCGCCCGACGTGGTCGGCGAGATCTGGCTACACGGCCCCAACGTCGCCGAGGGCTACTGGCGCAAGCCGCCGGAGGAGCAGCGCTGCTTCGGCGCGACGCTGGTGGACCCGTCGCCGGGCACGCCGGGCGGCCCGTGGCTGCGAACCGGCGACCTGGGTTTCGTCTTCTCCGGTGAGCTGTTCATCGTCGGGCGCATCAAGGACTTGCTGATCATCCGCGGGCGGAACCACTACCCCGAGGACATCGAGGCCACGGCCCAGGAGCTCACCGGGGGCCGGGTCGCGGCGATATCGGTTCCGGTGAACGGCACCGAGGAGCTGGTCACCGTGATCGAACTCAAGAAGAGGGGCGACTCCGACGAGGCGGCGCTGCACCGGCTCGCCCGCGTCAGAAGCGACGTCACGTCGGCGATATCCAACGCGCACGGCTTGAGCGTCGGCGACCTCGTTCTGGTGTCGCCCGGGTCGATACCCACCACGACCAGCGGCAAGATCCGGCGGGCCGCCTGCGTCGAGCAGTACCGCGAGGGTCGATTCACCCGGTTGGACGCCTGA
- the pe gene encoding acyltransferase PE, whose translation MKKLVAGVAALVTVSATACFGVPTASAPTASADDTPIGGPPTPGAPGDQTAYALGGAHVLGIPYDEYIRQEGAQWFPGQQREIIGYPAGQVQGHVLGRLFPGIGKLDENFPGLGLDGPSVGESVDVGIDNLVGAIKSGRPGTAIGLSEGGFVVDGAQARLADDPAAPPPDTLNFATFGDPIGRHAFGQSFLSAMFPVGSVVPALDYTMPPPYQSQYDTDKFVAAYDSIADFPDRPDNMFALANTVMGLATGHTAVAFTNPGMVPPQNIRTTVNSRGAKITTVMVPEKHLPLVMPLAYIGISEDTLNKLDAILTPRVNAGYARNDDPSTAPVQVDPLHGFDPAEVTAPANQATFGGGADPFSQILAGALSVLSHGAGQADH comes from the coding sequence ATGAAGAAACTGGTCGCGGGAGTCGCCGCGCTGGTAACCGTCAGCGCCACAGCATGTTTCGGCGTCCCCACCGCCTCGGCCCCCACCGCGTCGGCCGATGACACGCCCATCGGCGGGCCGCCGACACCGGGGGCACCGGGCGACCAGACCGCGTACGCGCTCGGGGGCGCTCACGTTCTGGGCATCCCCTACGACGAGTACATCCGCCAGGAGGGCGCCCAATGGTTCCCCGGCCAGCAGCGCGAAATCATCGGCTACCCGGCGGGGCAGGTGCAGGGCCACGTGCTGGGGCGACTGTTCCCGGGCATCGGCAAGCTCGATGAGAACTTCCCGGGCCTGGGCCTGGACGGGCCCAGCGTCGGCGAGTCGGTCGACGTGGGAATAGACAATCTCGTCGGGGCGATCAAGTCGGGTCGGCCCGGCACCGCGATCGGCTTGTCCGAGGGCGGGTTCGTGGTCGACGGCGCGCAGGCTCGACTGGCCGACGACCCGGCCGCTCCGCCGCCGGACACCCTGAACTTCGCCACATTCGGCGACCCGATCGGGCGGCACGCCTTCGGTCAGAGTTTCCTGTCCGCCATGTTCCCCGTCGGCAGCGTCGTCCCCGCGCTCGACTACACCATGCCGCCCCCGTACCAGAGCCAATACGACACCGACAAGTTCGTGGCCGCGTACGACTCCATCGCGGACTTCCCGGACCGGCCGGACAACATGTTCGCCCTCGCCAACACCGTCATGGGCCTGGCCACGGGTCACACCGCGGTGGCCTTCACGAACCCGGGCATGGTGCCGCCGCAGAACATCAGGACCACGGTCAACTCCAGGGGCGCGAAGATCACGACGGTCATGGTCCCGGAGAAGCACCTTCCGCTGGTCATGCCCCTGGCCTACATCGGGATTTCGGAGGACACGCTCAACAAGCTCGACGCGATCCTGACGCCCCGGGTCAATGCGGGCTACGCGCGCAACGACGACCCGTCGACCGCCCCGGTTCAGGTGGACCCGCTGCACGGCTTCGACCCCGCGGAGGTCACCGCGCCGGCCAACCAGGCCACCTTCGGCGGCGGGGCCGACCCGTTCTCGCAGATCCTCGCCGGTGCCTTGTCCGTGTTGTCCCATGGCGCGGGACAGGCCGACCACTGA
- a CDS encoding RND family transporter, which translates to MRRLADFVVRWPWAVIGIWLAIAAALPLALPSLNEMAQKHPLTILPNDAPSNVAAKKMTEAFHESGSDDLLLVVLTDDKGLGPADEAAYRKLVDALRQDPRDVLMLQDFVSTPPLRPVLTSNDHKAWVLPVGVAGELGTPRSYAAFQRIGDIVAHTVSGTPLTAHLTGPAATVADLTVAGDRDRLPIELAIAVLVLIVLLMVYRSAITMLLPLATIGLSLVIAQALVAGYSQLTGSGVSNQSIVFLSAIMAGAGTDYAVFLISRYHDYRRSGADFDQAVKKAMTSIGKVITASASTVGITFLLISFARMGVFKTVGFSAAIGIGVAYLAAMTLLPAIMVIAGPRGWVKPRRELTAPFWRRSGIRIVRRPAVHLVASLLVLAILASCATFVRYNYDDRKALRASAPSSLGYAALDRHFPVNQSIPEYILVQSPHDLRTPRALADLEQMAHRVSQLPNVAAVSGITRPTGNVPEQFRATYQAGAIGTLLASGSTLISDHTGDLNRLVEGAGTLADNLSHVRGQVDQLAAGVHELENAFSSAKNQYSGDTLVKEVDIAAQLVDHVNSLSNAMGWNFSAAKNMFGWMSPVLAALQGNPVCDADLSCSDTRATLEQLTGGRDQADLDAINDLSHQLQEYPDKRALKASTDRLRQALAKLAAVLKSMGMDQPGGLQANLNSLQSGADRFAGGSRQVADAVAQLVDQVKRLGAGLSESADFLLSLKQDAAQPAMAGFNIPSQLLHLQEFQKAAKVFISPDGHSVRYLVQTKLNPFSNEAMDQVNAIIATARGAQPNTALADATVSMAGFTVGLKDTRDYYEHDIRFIIAVTLLVVLLTLIVLLRAIVAPLYLVASVVVSYLSAVGVGVLVFQFLLGQHLHWSVPPLAFVVLVSVGADYNMLLVSRMRDGSPHSVRYGIIRTLSSTGGVITAAGLIFAASMGGLLFSSIGTVVQGGFVMGVGILLDTFLVRTITVPAIAALVGQANWWPSRAGAPRRNRVSART; encoded by the coding sequence ATGCGACGGCTAGCGGATTTCGTGGTGCGGTGGCCCTGGGCGGTGATCGGGATCTGGCTCGCGATCGCGGCCGCCCTGCCGCTGGCACTGCCGTCGCTCAACGAGATGGCCCAGAAGCATCCGCTCACCATTCTGCCCAACGATGCACCGTCGAACGTCGCCGCCAAGAAGATGACCGAGGCGTTTCACGAATCGGGCTCGGACGACCTGCTGCTGGTCGTCCTGACTGACGACAAGGGGCTCGGCCCCGCCGACGAAGCCGCCTACCGCAAACTGGTGGACGCGCTGCGCCAGGACCCGCGGGATGTCCTGATGCTGCAGGATTTCGTCAGCACGCCGCCCCTACGTCCGGTCCTCACCAGCAACGACCACAAAGCCTGGGTGCTGCCGGTCGGCGTGGCGGGGGAACTGGGCACTCCGCGGTCCTATGCCGCTTTCCAACGGATCGGCGACATCGTCGCGCACACCGTCTCCGGCACGCCCCTGACGGCACACCTCACCGGCCCAGCGGCAACCGTCGCCGACCTCACGGTCGCGGGCGATCGGGACCGGCTCCCCATCGAGTTGGCGATCGCCGTCCTGGTGCTCATCGTCCTGCTGATGGTCTACCGCAGCGCGATCACGATGCTGCTGCCGTTGGCGACGATCGGGTTGTCGCTGGTGATCGCGCAGGCGTTGGTGGCCGGCTATTCGCAACTGACCGGCTCGGGCGTCTCGAACCAGTCCATCGTGTTCCTGAGCGCGATCATGGCCGGCGCCGGAACCGACTACGCGGTGTTTCTCATCAGCCGGTATCACGACTACCGGCGATCCGGCGCGGATTTCGATCAGGCGGTCAAGAAGGCGATGACCTCGATCGGAAAGGTGATCACCGCATCCGCCAGCACCGTGGGAATCACCTTCCTCCTCATCAGCTTCGCGCGGATGGGGGTGTTCAAGACGGTCGGGTTCTCGGCGGCGATCGGGATCGGCGTGGCATACCTGGCCGCGATGACGTTGCTGCCGGCGATCATGGTGATCGCCGGTCCGCGCGGCTGGGTCAAGCCGCGGCGCGAACTGACCGCCCCGTTCTGGCGGCGTTCGGGCATCCGCATCGTGCGCCGGCCGGCGGTACATCTGGTCGCCAGCCTGCTGGTGCTGGCCATCCTGGCCAGCTGCGCCACCTTCGTCCGCTACAACTACGACGATCGCAAGGCCCTGCGGGCTTCCGCTCCGAGTTCCCTCGGGTACGCCGCGCTGGATCGCCACTTCCCCGTCAACCAGTCCATCCCGGAGTACATCCTCGTCCAGTCGCCGCACGACCTCCGCACGCCCCGGGCCCTCGCCGACCTGGAACAGATGGCGCACCGGGTCAGCCAGCTGCCGAACGTCGCCGCGGTCAGCGGCATCACCCGTCCCACCGGAAACGTGCCCGAACAGTTCCGGGCCACCTATCAGGCGGGCGCCATCGGAACCCTGCTGGCCAGCGGGTCCACCCTGATCAGCGACCACACCGGCGACCTGAACCGCCTGGTGGAGGGAGCCGGCACGCTGGCCGACAACCTCAGTCACGTGCGCGGCCAGGTCGACCAGCTCGCCGCCGGCGTGCACGAGCTGGAGAATGCCTTCTCCTCGGCGAAGAACCAGTACAGCGGCGACACACTCGTCAAAGAGGTCGACATCGCGGCCCAACTCGTCGACCACGTGAACTCGCTCAGCAACGCGATGGGCTGGAACTTCTCCGCCGCCAAGAACATGTTCGGGTGGATGAGCCCGGTGCTGGCGGCGCTGCAGGGCAACCCGGTCTGCGACGCCGACCTGTCGTGCAGCGACACCCGCGCGACCTTGGAGCAACTGACCGGGGGGCGCGATCAGGCGGACCTCGACGCGATCAACGACCTGTCCCACCAACTGCAGGAGTATCCGGACAAGCGGGCCCTCAAAGCGTCCACCGACCGCCTGCGTCAGGCGCTGGCGAAGCTGGCCGCCGTGCTGAAGTCGATGGGGATGGACCAACCCGGCGGCCTGCAGGCGAACCTGAACAGCCTGCAAAGCGGCGCCGATCGATTCGCCGGCGGGAGCCGCCAGGTGGCCGACGCGGTGGCTCAACTCGTCGACCAGGTCAAGCGCCTCGGGGCGGGGCTCAGCGAATCGGCGGATTTTCTGTTGTCGCTGAAGCAAGACGCGGCACAACCGGCGATGGCCGGGTTCAACATCCCCTCGCAGCTGCTGCACCTGCAGGAATTCCAGAAGGCCGCCAAGGTGTTCATCTCGCCGGACGGCCACTCGGTGCGGTACCTGGTGCAAACCAAGCTGAACCCGTTCAGCAACGAGGCCATGGACCAGGTCAACGCGATCATCGCCACGGCGCGGGGAGCCCAGCCGAACACCGCCCTGGCCGACGCCACGGTGTCGATGGCGGGTTTCACCGTCGGCCTGAAAGACACGCGCGACTACTACGAACACGACATCCGGTTCATCATCGCGGTGACCCTGCTCGTGGTGCTGTTGACGTTGATCGTGCTGCTGCGTGCGATCGTGGCGCCGCTGTATCTGGTTGCTTCCGTGGTCGTTTCGTACTTGTCGGCGGTGGGTGTCGGCGTGCTGGTGTTTCAGTTCCTGCTCGGCCAGCATCTGCATTGGAGCGTGCCGCCGCTGGCGTTCGTCGTGCTGGTCTCGGTGGGAGCCGATTACAACATGCTGCTGGTCTCGCGGATGCGTGACGGATCTCCGCACAGCGTGCGGTACGGCATCATCCGGACCCTCAGTTCGACGGGCGGTGTGATCACCGCGGCGGGTCTGATCTTCGCCGCCTCGATGGGCGGCCTGCTGTTCTCCAGCATCGGCACCGTGGTCCAGGGCGGCTTCGTGATGGGTGTGGGAATCCTGCTCGACACCTTCCTGGTTCGCACCATCACGGTGCCCGCCATCGCCGCGCTGGTCGGTCAGGCGAACTGGTGGCCGTCACGGGCGGGCGCGCCGAGGCGCAACCGGGTTAGCGCGCGAACTTGA
- a CDS encoding condensation domain-containing protein, with the protein MQIGQITIGSLDDWRPTPGTVISWHPTTAAAEKARQAPVSSVPVSYMQGQHLRNYHERTVAGLGFSRQIIGTCDVPGRCDVAAMDRALNAYLRRHDTFRSWFDHIGDGKFVRHAINDPADIEFVPIDHGTMTVDEIRAHLVGIPNPLEWGCWTFGIVQSEDRFTFFAAMDHVHGDATLIGTTMLEANGMYTALSEGAEGLALPDAGSFDEFCARERQYTSTLTVDSPQVRAWIDFAENNNGSFPEFPLPLGNPLEPGGSDMVSELLMDAEQTERFESACTAVGARFVGGLFACIALVEHEFTGALTYYGLTPRDTRRTTDNFMTQGWFTGLVPITVPIAAASFSDAAWAAQASFDSGQHLAKVPYYRVLELAPWLSWPQPNFPVTNFLHGGAAPLNAVLAAADLGYANNIGIYSDSRFSYQLTIYIFRYGAGTAMAIMYPDNPVAEKSVTRYLEAMKSVCTRVAGRGHWGRVA; encoded by the coding sequence TTGCAAATCGGGCAAATAACGATCGGCTCACTCGACGATTGGAGGCCGACTCCAGGCACGGTCATTTCCTGGCACCCGACCACCGCGGCTGCCGAAAAGGCCCGGCAGGCCCCGGTCAGCTCCGTGCCGGTCAGCTACATGCAGGGCCAGCATCTTCGCAATTATCACGAGCGTACGGTCGCGGGCCTGGGCTTCTCGCGGCAGATCATCGGCACCTGCGACGTGCCCGGCCGGTGTGATGTCGCGGCCATGGACCGCGCCCTCAACGCCTACCTGCGTCGGCATGACACGTTCCGGAGCTGGTTCGACCACATCGGTGACGGAAAGTTCGTAAGGCACGCCATCAACGACCCTGCGGACATCGAGTTCGTGCCGATCGACCACGGCACGATGACGGTCGACGAAATACGCGCCCATCTCGTGGGCATCCCGAATCCGCTGGAGTGGGGCTGCTGGACCTTCGGGATCGTGCAGAGCGAAGACCGTTTCACTTTCTTCGCCGCCATGGACCACGTCCACGGCGATGCGACCCTGATCGGCACGACGATGCTCGAGGCCAATGGGATGTATACGGCGTTGAGCGAAGGCGCCGAAGGCCTGGCGCTTCCCGATGCGGGCAGCTTCGACGAGTTCTGCGCCCGCGAGCGCCAGTACACGTCGACGCTGACCGTGGATTCGCCTCAGGTACGCGCGTGGATCGACTTCGCCGAGAACAACAACGGTAGCTTTCCCGAGTTCCCGCTGCCACTGGGTAACCCGCTGGAGCCCGGCGGCAGCGACATGGTCTCCGAACTGCTGATGGACGCGGAGCAGACGGAGCGGTTCGAATCGGCCTGCACGGCGGTCGGCGCGCGGTTCGTCGGCGGCTTGTTCGCGTGCATCGCCCTGGTGGAGCACGAGTTCACCGGTGCTCTGACCTACTACGGCCTCACCCCCAGGGATACACGCAGAACCACGGACAACTTCATGACGCAGGGCTGGTTCACCGGCCTGGTGCCGATCACCGTGCCGATAGCCGCGGCCTCTTTCAGCGATGCCGCCTGGGCGGCGCAGGCGTCTTTCGATTCGGGCCAGCACCTGGCGAAGGTGCCGTACTACCGGGTATTGGAACTGGCGCCGTGGCTGAGCTGGCCACAGCCGAACTTCCCGGTGACGAACTTCTTGCACGGCGGCGCGGCGCCGCTCAACGCCGTGCTCGCGGCAGCCGACCTGGGTTATGCGAACAACATCGGGATCTACTCCGACAGCCGGTTCTCCTACCAGCTGACCATTTACATATTTCGCTACGGGGCGGGCACGGCGATGGCGATCATGTATCCCGACAACCCGGTGGCCGAGAAATCAGTCACCCGCTATCTCGAAGCGATGAAGTCCGTGTGCACGCGGGTCGCCGGCCGCGGGCACTGGGGGCGCGTTGCCTAG